A window of the Gemmatimonadota bacterium genome harbors these coding sequences:
- a CDS encoding isoprenylcysteine carboxylmethyltransferase family protein, whose product MGAGPSIKHHRASGRASVQNGRHEHGGHHGSSQGAPTVKWTSAKAIVLLPAAATIYVPAVILWVLADTPGALSPVEPNQFRFWVGIAMALDGLVLAAWTMSLFDRIGKGTPAPWAPPEKLVVLGPYCHVRNPMNSGMLLILGAEALLFGSWHLAGWMCVFFAVCAIYFPLCEEPGLERRFGEPYRLYKANVPRWIPRIRPWEGQ is encoded by the coding sequence TGGGTGCCGGGCCGTCGATCAAACACCATCGTGCGTCCGGCCGGGCGAGCGTGCAAAACGGGCGTCATGAACATGGCGGACACCATGGATCGAGCCAGGGAGCGCCAACTGTGAAATGGACCTCGGCGAAGGCCATCGTCCTCCTTCCGGCGGCGGCTACGATCTATGTCCCGGCCGTGATCTTGTGGGTATTGGCCGATACACCGGGCGCGCTGTCGCCGGTGGAGCCCAACCAGTTCCGCTTCTGGGTCGGGATCGCGATGGCGTTGGACGGCCTGGTCCTGGCCGCGTGGACCATGTCGCTGTTCGACCGGATCGGGAAGGGCACGCCGGCGCCGTGGGCCCCGCCCGAGAAGCTGGTCGTCCTCGGCCCCTATTGCCACGTGCGCAATCCCATGAATTCGGGCATGCTGCTCATCCTCGGCGCCGAAGCCCTGCTCTTCGGCTCATGGCACCTGGCGGGCTGGATGTGCGTGTTCTTCGCGGTGTGCGCGATCTACTTCCCGCTCTGCGAGGAACCGGGCCTGGAGCGCCGGTTCGGTGAACCCTACCGGCTGTACAAGGCGAACGTACCGCGCTGGATACCGAGGATACGGCCGTGGGAGGGGCAGTGA